The genomic DNA acgtttttttaaattacattcgggcggcgtggcgctgacgtctgTTCCGCGTCTctgacatgcgtcgcctgagtggggatggtccctaaaacgctccctgaagttaacaCATATTAGTCCGGTTGGGATcgataataatatatactttattgtacACCACTTATTTACAATgagattacaaaaaaaaacatattaagaagcaggtaacaacaggcggtcttatcgctaaaaagcgatctctaccagacaaccttagggtagcaggaaataGATTGCAAATGCAAATGATTATTTCCTGTAGTATTtcacataagaaaccaatgtttatagattttgggtattaaaagtgtatggtggctactggctacgtattttcgattaaaaatgtgtgtaatattttttttaactttggccaccgaaaacgctgtcagacatgtagtgacgtcatagaacctaacttaacttcatgtcgagtcaatcactgacatgatgaactttatgcctcatacttatatacacatggtacatgaataaatgattttactttttatttttttatatgtcagAAAATTTCgtgttcaattcgatttacgtcatgcacAGACAACCTATAGattgacatggctgatgttgtttttgtctgattaagtgaaagtgtactttataatagtacattactacagaggccgggacaaagggggttgccggccgaagacatatagacatataggtctgaggcgggcaaccccatttcccgccgaggtatgtatagtgcttttctcaaacatggtatgaaataaataaagtctactgaaaatagtaactttggatggctgtatctcctaaacggtgcgtcgtagcgcaaaaataatcgaattttcgttcccctttgatacctcgtatacgcttataagaaaacaaaaagttaaaaaaaaaataaaaaaaaaacgaaaaaaatttttttttgtatgaaaacgcacccaaaatcaaatattgtctagggcccgtaccagttgcagtcggcacgtctataaagccccttgtagttttttttttaattggctaaatacctggatgttatgtcacaattatctgtgtttggaaattaaaaaagaagactttgccggccttggcctgcaaggtttgtatgaaattccattatctataaatcgtcctagccgcacctgcaacgtcatacttcgctgccaattataaggcacataacatcaatatttcataccatgtttgagaaaatgtttttgcggttttcaagtcgtaataaaatatggtactatttttttcggttaattggacagtaattaataatataagatagactttaaaaaagggtcaagtagcctgttgtccaatttaacgcgagcaaaagctagttttctaTAGTTCTGCAATCTCGCAAGTTGGCATATTATAGATATAGACTGACGACACTTGCGATCACTGAGGCCACACATTGACTTTGCTATATTATGTAGTATGCTTCATCTGGTGTCGTTGAAGGCTTGATTTCCTATTGCATGTATAGTCGCACTGGCTACAACTGAATGGCCTCACTTCATTATGTATCATCACATGTTTCCGTAGACTCGTTTTATTACTGCATTTGTACTCGCACTGGGTACACTGAAAAGGCTTATCGCCAGTATGTGTCCTTTCATGATTTCTTAAGTCCGAACTAGTTATGCACTTGTAGTCGCAATGACTACACTTGTAAGGTTTCTCTCCGGTGTGTTTCATCTGATGCCTTTTCAAGTAAGATTTAACACTGCATTTGTAATCACAGGAGTCACAACTGAAAGGCTTCTCACCAGTGTGTTTCAAATTGTGCTTCCGTAAGTTTGATTTGTCACAGCATTTGTAATCACAAAGGCTGCACTCAAAGGGCTTTTCGCCAGTATGTGTCCTTTCGTGATCTCGTAACGTTGAACTGTCTCTGCACTTGTAGTCGCAATGACTACAACTGTACGGCTTCTCATCAGTGTGTACTCTTTGGTGAACTCGTAAGGTTCCCATCTGCCTGCACCTGTAGTCGCATTCGCTACATTTAAATGGCTTTGAGTCAGTGTGTATCATCATGTGCATGTCTAGGTGTGATTTCCGACTGCATTTGTAACCACAGTGGCGACACTGGAAAGGTTTGTCCCCAGTGTGAGTCCTTTCATGATTCCTTAAGTTATTTTTCTGAGTGCACTTGAAGTCGCAAAAAACACACTTGTATGGCTTTTCGCCAGTGTGCATTCTCCGATGTGTTATTAAGTTTTCTTTACGCTTGCACGTGTATTCGCAGTAGCTACATTTAAATGGCTTGTCTTCAGAGTGTGTCATCGAGTGTTGTGTTGTGTGGGATTCCTGACCGCTTTGTTCTCCAGCGCTGCCGTCCGAACACACTGCAAcacaaattaacaaaaaaaattttaagaTTACATTGCATCAGTGGCGGGGCAAGACCTAAATTAGATGTGGGCAAGATACAGTTTGCAAGGCCCCCTGATACTAGTGCCAGATACTTGctagctgtttttttttttatttgctagATGAGTtattatatttaggtatattttaGGTGTTTAGGTCTAGGGCTTTTAACTACAATCAACTTCCCTATtgtaagttattgtttatttttagcgGCTGAAGATACCTGCGTATGAAAGAGGAATAATACAAGTTACAAACTTAAAAGAAGGGTTGggtaaactttatttcaaaagggaacttgactggagttaaaataaaatattttataccatgcacacaataaagcatacatacatacatacatacaatcacgcctgtatcccataaaggggtaggcagagcacatgaaactactaaagcttcagggccactcttggcaaataaggggttaaaagaaaacgaaactgtggccaCAAGTGGTGTGGAAACTGTGaacaaaataaagcatcagataactataagaaaaacatggaaagaagttatttttaaatccaatttttatttaataggtcaggtagaaatatttaaagtaaccgagttgaccgtgacgtcactcaattcgatttcatataaagtTCATATGAGCAAGtcgttgaaattcgttttgacagttcttaaaaagaagctgatttgactaggaggcaagtagcctaataaaataaagacaAGGCAGTTCCCAAGTAACTGATTTGTATGACatcagttctcaaaaagtttgtacaaaaattaaggaaaaagttaaatttgtttttattattcctaggTTTTTAttatcactaggccaagaacataacccaaaaacagtttgcagattgagaattaatatggtattagtttaatataaactattatcaaaattgaacgaaattccCCAATCAATATGACAATCAGAAGGCGGggaaatcaggagccgacatagtgtggtcaccctacatgatacatttgtatgagaaaagttatatctgaatatctttaaaacagacaacgaatataaaatattagatggtggatatttagtaagattttttactaaatgttgaagtactttagagtttctgtggtgctacaaatcttgagatatttacatttttaactttctcaaaacgtgtggactgagtaaacacttacaaaaatttattataaaaaaacctgacatgttagtggttcgttttgtattttacaaatccCCAtatcacttttactaaactatacacatatactagcggtctaaatcttatgtttttcatcaaaatttgggttttcaaaagtgtgaggatttagtacgcataagaaactatttgtaaaaaatttaatacgtgactaggtgatctaaaatttatagaggtaagttggcatagtttttactaaatgttagtatataaatattatatgttaaatgaatacattcactgttttcgtgggactgagtgagcacatgttaataaGTGTATCTTtagatttatctttttacaaattcagagattacaattgttttgttttagaacttttactaaatgatcagcatatttttttttttcggaaggtgttcactcaatccacacgcacacaaaTGGGTGTATGGTGATGGTGGTtccattttcattggtgcaagcGGCCCTAAATGATACTTACACCATGTGCTTTAGTATATCTCCGTAAAATTTTCATTAGGTCAAATAcagttaatttctctaagaaatgAGTGACTTAATTTctgttaaatgaaatttaattaaacAATTGAACAAGTGTATTGCCACAACCTTTATTACtttgtaatattatttttgacatgtgccatcaGATACTTATGGTTATCTGGGACACCCTAGGCTGATGAGACCCATAGTCTACAACTCTAGACTGAATAACACCATGCCGTTGCCTTGCTATACAAACTCGCCAGTCTCAGCACCCTTGTCCAGCTGTGCATTCTAACGCAACAAAAGTTATTGTAAATCATCACTGACCTTGTAATGTGCCTGCTTGGTCCCACTCCTCAGGGCACAGCGCATACTCATTCTCATAGTCAGTGTACATCCCGGCTTCAGTGTCCGCACACTCTTCATGCCACTCCCCGTCTTCACAATCCCGCTCCTCCATGCTCGATTCCCCGGGCTCCATCATCCCGCACATCTCTTCAGGCACTATCTCCACACAGATCTCGACAGGCTCTATCTTCACAGACACCTCTACGGGCTCTGTCTTTACACACATCTCGCCAGACTCTGGTTTCAGACACTCCTCTCCGGGCTCTATCTTCACACAAACAGCGTCTTCTGAAGCTAGAGACATATTTTTGTCTTTTGAAAAGCTGGTCTCTGTGACAACCTGCAATGCAAGAACTAGGTTAAGTATTGTTAGTAATGTAGTAATATGAAACTTggggaaaataaaatattttatgccatgtacaaaataaagcatcagataagtatttttttttaattaattattgaatttatttgagagtattttctatttttaaaatgtaatattgcattgtaccctaattatgataatttaactttaactttgacatgtaaaattgtaaattttatgaataaatgaatatgaatatgaataatgtTCAGTTGCCTAACTGACTCCCTGTTGTTCCCCAATTTTGCTCGAATTTCTACAGTCCACTCCATCATTATTAAACAGATAATTCTAAGTAAAACATGgccagtagttatgtttaaatgaaattaattattataagttGTATACAAAGATAAGTATGAGTTGACCATGACTATACTATAATTTTCTGATGCATTTTTCATGCATggtataaaacattttaaggACAGGCAAGGCCTACTATTTAGACACAAACTAATGTTTACATAGTCTAGTATATCAGAATCTGAATTCATACCCCCATTGTAGCTCGGTGTCCCCTTGGAGAGGGGAATTATTCCAGTCATAACTCAGTAATTCTCAATCGTCTACTCCATTTTCTAaaagggaacttgactgtagttattataaaatagtttataccatgaacgaaataaagcatcagataattatatgaaaaacatggacacagtaactgagttgaccgtgacgtcactcaattcgatttcatataaattccatattagcaagacattcaaattcgttttgacattcttaaaaagaagctgatttgactaggaggcagtGGAATTCTGATAAATTAGAATTAGAACTGAAATTCCACTGAAAACAAATGAGTCGCGGTAGTTAGAATTCGCCCTTATGCCTCGAGAATGACCGAACTCAAATTTTTTAAAGTGGGTTATTGTACAGTTGTACTCTTTAGATCACTTTAAAGAGAGTAACTAcagagaaatacaaaatactacAGACTTGCTAGATTTCAGAGTTAGGTCAAAGAGGACAAACGCTTTAGTAGAAATTAATGAGGTATAGAATACGTGAGATACCCAAGCACCTACCTTTCAACTATAACAAGTTTTAAGTCGAACAATCAACGAAAGCGGAAGTACATTTACTGTGCAAAAACAAAATAGTTATCGTTACACGTTGCGCTAGTACAACTACTTATTGATTAAAGTGAAATTAACACGCAATTCTCTATATAAACCGATTCACCATAAAACTAAGCATTACACGACCTCAAAATTTTTACTATTGAAGTGAAGTATTGAATAGTATTGATGGCAGAAATGACAGCGGAGACGCCGCAGACGAAGGGTACGTTCGGAAAAAGTAGAACAACCATAACAGACGGGAGTTCGCTAACTTCGTCGGATCCAAGACTTTGCAAGGAACTTTGTTAAAGAATAGAGAATTTGAAGAGTATATTCAGTAATCCGGTATGTTTACTGCTTTCATTGGTTATTATACAGATGCGTTGTATTTTGGTAAGCGATGAAACCTGTCGCGACAGGCGCGAATATCTAATGCCACAATACGAATTTCCTAGCGGCAACACTGAACAGCGCCCTCGTGGGTGGAACTGTGGTAAGTTATTCCAACGTGGCAAGTAGTAAGGTTAAACCCGGTATGGCGCGAAGCGTGCGAGTGCATGAAAGTGTAAGATACAGTGAGGAAGCCCACAGCTGTCCTGAGTCGTCTAAAGCTAAGTATTTTATGTTACTTGGTGCTCGCAGTGGTGGTATGGTTTCTCTATGCAATGATCTCCTTAATAGAAGAACAGTAAGTTCGTATGAGTTTAGCTTGCCACGGAACCTGCCGTGGAAGCTATTCCTGAGACCATCTTAGGTAAGGCAGACTAGGTTTCTCTGTCTGGGtaagacttgacgtgccccagctctcaactctgtctgggtaagacttgacgtgccccagctctcaactctgtctgggtaagacttgacgtgccccagctctcaactctgtctgggtaagacttgacgtgccccagctttcaactccacctgggtagacttgacgtgccccagcGTGCGAGAGCCGTGGCGGCTTCGGCAGCCCGGCTAGAGGTGTGTCGATGTGCGGCAGTATACCTCGGCTCGGATGTTAGGCGTCCGAGTTATCCGACCTTTGATGTGTCGGCGGACTCCCCGCGGGGGGGGTCCTTGGAACCTTCGTCTGGCCGGGTAAGATGGTTCTCCTTTGCTGTAGAGATAATCGTATATGTATggtcagcgccggcccgtgcactcgatcagggtagagcgagtttgagtttcggcgcccttgggaagaagtctcactacgtaggaaaataaatcgcgagcgcagcgagcgcgaaatttttttaaatagtaatgccgtaatttgaagattaacgcaatacagaatttatggatttcatcatacagagtgcAAAAGGGACAAATGCttgaactttcgtagtcgcaccctagtatagttacgtgtgaAATAACAAGCAAAATGGagcactatagtggccaagtcaggaaagcagcccctctagcacaagttgccttgtcgcgcgcgagtccatacttgaagtcgcgcgtgatgtatggactcgcgcgcgacaaggcaagttgtgctaaagggtcagattcggaatttgtcctaactaaaagagaagaaaattataaatagtagaagcgcgagcgtagcgagcgcgattttttttcctattgactcaattaattattctccgccagcggggaatccgtgaactttcaagcttttatcaTCTGTAGACCTGcctgtgcctgtgtggtgacgggttaagaatttcaccaccccctttctttccgtgggtgtcgtagaaggcgactgtgggatatgggttaaattgtggcgtaggcgagaggctgatggcaacctgtcactgcaatgtcacagtttcgttttctttcaaccccttatttgccaagagtggcactgaagctttagtagtttcatgtgttctgcctacccctttatgggatacaggcgtgattgtatgtatgtatgtatgtatcatctGTAGAGCTGCGACTCACAAATTTGCTCCTccctgagacgttttgcgcctttggctttatgaggaattccgctttggactatcgggtagACACTAGACTTATATTTTTgcgtttggatagcgacgtaactttgccgttcgccgcacaacaacgtggttcgtcaagggctagaatcctctttttacggcgccctagcatcAGCGCCCGaatggcaatgtggtgcaactttccacttaatctactgaattacaaatctagattttcaataggtggatTCATTTCCGACTCCTCTGGCCATTTTGTGATAGGTGCGCtcccacgcaacgtataattttttgtatggatttttccacattctcgattttggcgcccccttaccatgtggcgcctagagcggccgctccactcgctctacccttaatccggccctgtgtATGGTAGGTGATGGTTGTATGAGAATACCATATTCATGAGCAATTAAACCCACAGATCTCGGTGGTATACAACTAGCCGCCATAAGTAAAGCGAAGCAGATTGAAGCTCCCCTGGCCCAGGAGAAGTGGATCAGAGAGAGCGAGGACAAAGAATCCTTCATAGGAGATGAATGTATGTATGCTAAGCATTCTGTTACCCCTACACCCCCATATTAATATATTAGTGGCCGCCTTTCCCCTTTTACGGTCTTATTTATATACCGTACGTGGTTGGGGGAGAGTCGGCCACAATGGTGGAGATGCTGGGATCCAGCAGATAAAGAATCAaggcttataatataaataaagaatGCAAGGCatacattttcaatataatcagacatctttactaacagaaatcatagatggcgctactggTAACAGAAGCTGCGAGATATTATTTTATGCGAATATGTTTGAAGTGTTTTCTTACGAAGTCTGGTTCGGCATTAATTTAGGCTCGTTTAAATAAAGAGGCTGGcatttgtatttattaattGAAGATAATTTGAgtaaataagtcatattttatattttgcgTAACAAGCGGAATATCAATTGTACGGAATGTACGGAGTACCAACTTGAAGAAATTGCATCATGGTGGCTGGAAACAGAACGATTACGTTTCCGTTATGGAtgtatttatgatttattttacaattagaaTGTAGTTGTAAATTATCAGGAAGAATATTcagagataaaaataaataaaaaatattggagcATTTGTCTGTATTTATCAAGTATGATattcattaatttaattttaagagaAATACCATTGTGTAATAGTGCCTTCGTGTTACCAACATAACCGCAAGAATAGGCTACGCAAGGCGTCTAGTAATGGTGCCAGATGAGGGCAGGTGTTGCTACACTAAGAAGATTACCCACAAAATCGACGGAAATGTACGGATTGTCGGGATTATCAAGATAACTAAAGAAGATGAAGAAATCGGTTACTAAACGGATTCGACTTGGAAAATTTATGCAAGAACTAATTTTCCAATTAGACGGTTAGATAATTAAGTTATAACAAGCTGTGCCTAGATATAAGTAGGTAACCTATTCAATTTTATGACATATTAATTGTTTAATATATTGAAAAATTGGCTGATTTATAGGAGTATAATAAGAAGACAAATAATAGTCGTAATAACTAATAAGTATCTTATAGGAAATATGCGCGTAGTAAAGACGGGTTTGCACTCTATATTTTACTTCGTATGTTTTCTTTTTACTTTAGAAttataaatttagttttaagaaTTCGGGTGTATGGCTATTTATAAGgaatcaatataattattatgagaATTACCGATAAGAGTCCGAAATTCGTTtcatattttatcgaaattttgGGGGGGAATTAAGTTGACTTTGGCAACATTGAAGGTTGTACAGTACTCGTCCGTCCATTTTGAATCGTTGGCGGAAGGTCGTTGAACAGTCGCGAGTTCCACAGGAAGGTTCCTTAAATTATACAGGTAAtcattgtaaatattgtaataaaaagtgCACCGACGAAGTGATGAGCGTGTAAATAAGTTGGATCATCAAAAATTTGTTCATTTACGTTCATAGGTACAGTGAATTCGCCACCGCCAACCACACCGGACAAGACAAACAACTTTTACATCGGAATTGGCCAAACCCCCGGATAAGACTACTTAATACCCGGACAAGACTACTTCTCGGTAAGTTTTAAACATCTACATTGCAGCAATACAACTTAATTCTTTAAAACAAGAGAATGCGATCGTCATTTACTTCGAAGTGAGCGACGGCGGCCATGATTGTTGTCCAAAGTTTGGGCTAACTTTGGACGTCCAACCAACCAAGGAAAATTATCTAATTTTAGTGAAGTTTCTTTCGATATTTATGAGGATCACCATGGAAATACGGGTCTATTACgttcttttattaaaatattttaactttctAGAAATTAACGAAGTGATATTTAGTAGATGAAAATGGACCCTATCATCATGGTAATACGGTTCTTATTAGCGCGGTTTAGAACATCGGATGTACATGGcggattttaatattttcacagtCTAGAAAGGACCTTTTTGAACATTTTCTAGGGTCCTTAAGATATAtagttaggtatatttttatttcatcatgCATCTTATTGGAAGTTTAGAAATACAACTTACTTCCTTTCTGATTGGGtttgcagtttataaaaataacaattgtGCTGTGTGTATATATAAGCTAACATCTTCTTTACAGGATATTGTGGTGACatttaagtgtttttagatttattaaataagtgtTTCGTGAAGTGTTCCAATAATTAAACAAACAAAtgagtgaaataaaactaaataatttttaaataattaactatCAAACAAgtgaagtaaaaataaaaagttaataaataaataaaccaaacaaataaacaaaataaaaacgttaACTTTCATCATTTTGCAAGCGAGCTTAAGTTAGTGACAGAAGATTTTGTATTGTGGTACCAGTGTATAAACGTCAACGTCACTTACTGATTTTGACATGACTTAGGCTGCTGTAATCTATAAATGATAAACAAAGATTACACATTCGTATGTCAGTGTGTATGTTATGTTGCCTatcataaatttattattttacttcctttcataataatttcaaataaaaGAAACATCTGTTCATAATTAAGtcaattgttttaattaattaaatttaaatgacttCGACTTTTCTTTCTTTAGTTTCAAACTTGAATGGATTTTAGAGATTTTTAGTTGGATTTAAATTTCAATACTTTgagattattaaaataaataatatgtggagttattaaaagttaattaacctaaaatattaaattactttattgGTGTGACCGTTCATATTATTAGGGAATTAAGGTTAAACGGGTTTGTTTCTGTGCGTTACAGGCTAGACAAGACTACGGTCTAGACAAACAACAGAATGGACGACATTCTTTTAGCAAGGCTTAGGCTCATTAACGACAAACTCACAACGGACTTAGAAGTAATTCCGGGTACTGTTAATTTAGAAAATTTAGTGCAGGCTCAGATCACATACAGTAAATTAGAAGCAACACTGAAAAGACTTAGCGGAGACCTGACGGAGTACTTTAGGCTGGCTTCGACACCCGCATCTGATGAAATCTGCTTGATAAGTGGACTTCAACTTCAAGCAGAGGAGACTTTAGCTGAACTTAAGGTGAAGATTGACCAGATATCTACATCAAGCAAACCATCAGAGAAGCTGACTGAAGCGAACTCCTCGTGCAGACTTCCTAAGCTCCAGCTGCCGGTGTATAATGGGGATGTACTGGCGTGGTATGAATTTTGGGATGCCTTCAGAAGCAACATCGATGCAAGGAACCTGCC from Leguminivora glycinivorella isolate SPB_JAAS2020 chromosome 22, LegGlyc_1.1, whole genome shotgun sequence includes the following:
- the LOC125237874 gene encoding zinc finger protein 782-like, with protein sequence MSLASEDAVCVKIEPGEECLKPESGEMCVKTEPVEVSVKIEPVEICVEIVPEEMCGMMEPGESSMEERDCEDGEWHEECADTEAGMYTDYENEYALCPEEWDQAGTLQVCSDGSAGEQSGQESHTTQHSMTHSEDKPFKCSYCEYTCKRKENLITHRRMHTGEKPYKCVFCDFKCTQKNNLRNHERTHTGDKPFQCRHCGYKCSRKSHLDMHMMIHTDSKPFKCSECDYRCRQMGTLRVHQRVHTDEKPYSCSHCDYKCRDSSTLRDHERTHTGEKPFECSLCDYKCCDKSNLRKHNLKHTGEKPFSCDSCDYKCSVKSYLKRHQMKHTGEKPYKCSHCDYKCITSSDLRNHERTHTGDKPFQCTQCEYKCSNKTSLRKHVMIHNEVRPFSCSQCDYTCNRKSSLQRHQMKHTT